The proteins below are encoded in one region of Amycolatopsis magusensis:
- a CDS encoding acyl-CoA dehydrogenase family protein: MDFTLSVEEREVRDWVRTFVQRELVPLEQEVLRRERAGQPGLTGDELTALQLKAKESGFWGVLTPESYGGMGLSAVMTALLEAELGRTFVQFRFGGAADNILFHANEEQKERYLLPTISGERKSCFAITEPGAGSDAKAIRTSARKVGSDWVINGEKTFITGGNEADFTMVFAITDPEKGADGGVTCFLVDRDMGWRSEYIDTMGEWGPAALVFEDVRVPESQILGELGGGFKLAMQWIGQGRYLLPARAIGSCERLLGMAIEHANTRETFGAPIADRQAIQWMIADSGVELEALRWLVLHAAWQVDQGLDSRHAQSIAKLYGGVKANEIVDRVLQIHGGMGYTRELPIERWYRELRLLRIYEGTDEIQRRTIARNLLKGHVKLGGVLG, encoded by the coding sequence ATGGACTTCACCCTCAGTGTCGAAGAACGGGAAGTGCGTGACTGGGTGCGCACTTTCGTCCAGCGGGAGCTGGTCCCGCTCGAGCAGGAGGTGCTGCGGCGCGAGCGCGCCGGGCAGCCCGGCCTGACCGGGGACGAGCTCACCGCTCTGCAGCTCAAGGCCAAGGAATCCGGGTTCTGGGGTGTGCTGACGCCCGAGAGCTACGGCGGCATGGGGCTGTCCGCGGTGATGACCGCGCTACTGGAAGCCGAGCTGGGGCGCACCTTCGTGCAGTTCCGCTTCGGCGGCGCGGCGGACAACATCCTGTTCCACGCCAACGAGGAGCAGAAGGAGCGCTACCTGCTCCCGACCATCTCGGGCGAGCGGAAATCGTGCTTCGCGATCACCGAACCGGGGGCGGGCTCGGACGCCAAGGCCATCCGCACCTCGGCGCGCAAGGTGGGCTCCGACTGGGTGATCAACGGCGAGAAGACCTTCATCACCGGGGGCAACGAAGCCGACTTCACCATGGTCTTCGCGATCACCGACCCGGAGAAGGGCGCCGACGGCGGCGTCACCTGCTTCCTGGTCGACCGCGACATGGGCTGGCGCTCGGAGTACATCGACACGATGGGCGAGTGGGGCCCGGCGGCGCTGGTCTTCGAGGACGTCCGGGTGCCGGAGAGCCAGATCCTCGGTGAGCTGGGCGGCGGGTTCAAGCTCGCCATGCAGTGGATCGGCCAGGGCCGCTACCTGCTGCCCGCGCGGGCGATCGGCTCGTGCGAGCGCCTGCTCGGCATGGCCATCGAGCACGCCAACACCCGCGAGACCTTCGGCGCGCCGATCGCCGACCGGCAGGCCATCCAGTGGATGATCGCCGACTCCGGCGTGGAGCTGGAGGCGCTGCGCTGGCTGGTGCTGCACGCGGCCTGGCAGGTCGACCAGGGTCTCGACTCGCGGCACGCGCAGTCCATCGCGAAGCTCTACGGCGGCGTGAAGGCCAACGAGATCGTCGACCGCGTGCTGCAGATCCACGGCGGCATGGGTTACACCCGTGAACTGCCGATCGAGCGCTGGTACCGCGAGCTGCGGCTGCTGCGCATCTACGAGGGCACCGACGAGATCCAGCGCCGCACCATCGCCCGCAACCTGCTCAAGGGGCACGTCAAGCTGGGCGGGGTGCTGGGGTGA
- a CDS encoding cation:dicarboxylate symporter family transporter: MATEPPQTRRRDRTHYLYIAVIAAVFLGCVVGFLAPEVAKELKPLGTGFVNLIKMMISPIIFCTIVLGVGSVTRAAKVGKVGGLAIGYFLVMSTVALVIGLVVGNILHPGDGLNLTESIAKSGQSQVKESESTTEFLLGIIPATLVSAFTEGEVLQTLLVALLAGFALQKLGTKGEPIRRGVEHIQRLVFRILAMIMWAAPVGAFGAIAAVVGETGWAALRSLAVIMVGFYLTCAIFVFVVLALMTWLIAKINLFSLLRYLGREFLLILSTSSSESALPRLIAKMEHLGVSKPVVGITVPTGYSFNLDGTAIYLTMASLFIAEALNAPLSVGEQISLLVFMIIASKGAAGVTGAGLATLAGGLSSHRPELVDGVGFIVGIDRFMSEARALTNFAGNAVATVLIGTWTSEIDREQVHEVLAGRQPFDEATLLDEHGEDTQPVATKESS; the protein is encoded by the coding sequence ATGGCGACCGAACCGCCGCAGACGCGCCGTCGCGACCGGACGCACTACCTGTACATCGCGGTGATCGCCGCGGTGTTCCTCGGCTGCGTGGTCGGCTTCCTGGCACCGGAGGTCGCCAAGGAGCTCAAGCCGCTCGGCACCGGGTTCGTGAACCTGATCAAGATGATGATCTCGCCGATCATCTTCTGCACCATCGTGCTCGGCGTCGGCTCGGTGACCAGGGCGGCGAAGGTGGGCAAGGTCGGCGGCCTGGCCATCGGCTACTTCCTGGTGATGTCCACCGTGGCGCTGGTGATCGGCCTGGTGGTCGGCAACATCCTGCACCCCGGTGACGGGCTGAACCTGACCGAATCGATCGCCAAGTCCGGCCAGAGCCAGGTCAAGGAGAGCGAGTCGACCACCGAGTTCCTGCTCGGCATCATCCCGGCCACGCTGGTCTCCGCGTTCACCGAGGGCGAGGTGCTGCAGACCCTGCTGGTCGCGCTGCTCGCCGGGTTCGCGCTGCAGAAGCTGGGCACGAAGGGCGAGCCGATCCGGCGCGGGGTCGAGCACATCCAGCGGCTGGTGTTCCGCATCCTGGCGATGATCATGTGGGCGGCACCGGTCGGCGCGTTCGGCGCCATCGCCGCGGTGGTCGGCGAGACCGGCTGGGCGGCCCTGCGCAGCCTGGCCGTCATCATGGTCGGCTTCTACCTGACCTGCGCGATCTTCGTCTTCGTGGTGCTGGCGCTGATGACCTGGCTGATCGCGAAGATCAACCTGTTCTCCCTGCTGCGTTACCTCGGCCGCGAGTTCCTGCTGATCCTGTCCACCTCGTCGTCGGAATCGGCGCTGCCGCGGCTGATCGCGAAGATGGAGCACCTGGGCGTCAGCAAGCCGGTGGTCGGCATCACCGTGCCGACGGGCTACTCGTTCAACCTCGACGGCACCGCGATCTACCTGACCATGGCCTCGCTGTTCATCGCCGAAGCGCTCAACGCGCCGCTGTCGGTCGGTGAGCAGATCTCGCTGCTGGTGTTCATGATCATCGCGTCCAAGGGCGCCGCCGGGGTGACCGGCGCCGGGCTGGCCACGCTGGCGGGCGGGTTGTCCTCGCACCGGCCGGAACTGGTCGACGGGGTCGGCTTCATCGTCGGCATCGACCGGTTCATGTCCGAGGCGCGGGCGCTGACCAACTTCGCCGGCAACGCGGTGGCCACCGTGCTGATCGGCACCTGGACCAGCGAGATCGACCGGGAGCAGGTGCACGAGGTGCTCGCCGGACGGCAGCCGTTCGACGAGGCGACGCTGCTCGACGAACATGGTGAGGACACCCAACCCGTGGCGACCAAGGAGAGTTCGTGA
- a CDS encoding 4'-phosphopantetheinyl transferase family protein, giving the protein MIDCTVWWAAPLPATADRLALLAPEEVDRYQAYRKDEDKLRFLTGRVLAKTVSGERLGRSPGSIELDATCEDCGKPHGPPRVPGADFRFSISHSGDWIGLAVAEAPLGLDVETATRRADDSLIEYALNADERAALNGLSAPERTEAFFTYWTRKEALMKATGRGLKIPLQALTLSPFGEPARLLHSGDASLTPDGTRMADLNPGLGYRAAVAILTTDEIKVTESVWPA; this is encoded by the coding sequence GTGATCGACTGCACGGTCTGGTGGGCGGCACCGCTGCCCGCCACCGCGGACCGGCTGGCGCTGCTGGCCCCCGAAGAGGTCGACCGGTACCAGGCGTACCGCAAGGACGAGGACAAACTGCGCTTCCTGACCGGGCGCGTGCTGGCGAAAACGGTCTCCGGGGAGCGGCTGGGCCGCTCCCCTGGATCCATCGAGCTGGACGCGACCTGCGAGGACTGCGGCAAGCCCCACGGCCCGCCCCGGGTGCCGGGCGCGGACTTCCGGTTCTCCATCTCGCACTCGGGCGACTGGATCGGCCTGGCGGTCGCGGAGGCGCCGCTCGGCCTGGACGTGGAAACCGCCACCCGGCGGGCCGACGATTCGCTCATCGAATACGCCCTGAACGCCGACGAGCGCGCGGCCCTGAACGGTCTCTCCGCGCCGGAGCGGACGGAGGCGTTCTTCACCTACTGGACGCGCAAGGAAGCCCTGATGAAGGCGACCGGGCGAGGCCTGAAGATCCCGCTCCAGGCGCTGACCCTCTCGCCGTTCGGCGAACCCGCCCGCCTCCTCCACTCCGGCGACGCATCCCTGACCCCGGACGGCACGCGGATGGCCGACCTCAACCCGGGCCTCGGCTACCGGGCCGCCGTGGCGATCCTGACCACCGACGAGATCAAGGTGACCGAATCGGTCTGGCCCGCCTGA
- a CDS encoding C45 family peptidase: MSEIVAGGPGEFMTVRHLWVSGSQAEIGRALAAEAKAHHGWQPLPADPTISRARRAWFERHWPQHHARLAGAAEVAGVAPDDERVHLDALAGVPLGSGCSASWCAPSASTHGLVGRNYDFFTVGWETMFALMSGSEPPEGEPPAASRPYVVTSVPDDGPAVTFVTMNELDCAMDGINEHGLAVVLLIADAENAGAPVPAGPQVGLSPAQLPRFLLDTCENVEQAKTALLGAKQYDLGVPLHYLIADASGRAFVWEHAHGGVEHIVEPDGDALCVTNHLLHRPADPSRDGEETMFTHDRLDRLDKRTKSGPMSASLLRDALDEVRFTPGAYPLRTLWRTVFDLGERSMATHFYLGDAADGEPRYSPELTFQPVR; the protein is encoded by the coding sequence ATGAGCGAGATCGTTGCCGGTGGACCCGGCGAATTCATGACCGTGCGGCACCTGTGGGTGTCCGGCAGCCAGGCCGAGATCGGCCGGGCGCTGGCCGCAGAGGCCAAGGCGCACCACGGCTGGCAGCCGCTGCCCGCCGATCCGACGATCAGCCGCGCCCGCCGCGCGTGGTTCGAACGCCACTGGCCGCAGCACCACGCGCGCCTGGCCGGTGCCGCCGAGGTGGCTGGTGTGGCGCCGGACGACGAGCGGGTGCACCTGGACGCGCTCGCCGGGGTGCCGCTCGGCTCGGGCTGCTCGGCGAGCTGGTGCGCGCCGTCCGCCTCCACCCACGGGCTCGTCGGGCGCAACTACGACTTCTTCACCGTCGGCTGGGAGACGATGTTCGCGCTGATGTCCGGCAGCGAGCCCCCGGAGGGCGAGCCGCCGGCGGCTTCACGCCCGTACGTGGTCACCAGCGTGCCCGACGACGGGCCCGCCGTGACCTTCGTGACGATGAACGAGCTGGACTGCGCGATGGACGGCATCAACGAGCACGGCCTCGCCGTGGTGCTGCTGATCGCCGACGCGGAGAACGCGGGCGCGCCCGTGCCCGCCGGGCCGCAGGTCGGGCTCAGCCCGGCGCAGCTGCCCCGGTTCCTGCTGGACACCTGCGAGAACGTCGAGCAGGCCAAGACGGCGCTGCTCGGGGCCAAGCAGTACGACCTCGGCGTGCCGCTGCACTACCTGATCGCGGACGCGTCCGGCCGGGCCTTCGTCTGGGAGCACGCGCACGGCGGCGTCGAGCACATCGTCGAGCCGGACGGCGACGCCCTGTGCGTGACGAACCACCTGCTCCACCGTCCCGCCGACCCGTCGCGGGACGGTGAGGAGACCATGTTCACCCACGACCGCCTCGATCGGCTGGACAAGCGGACGAAGTCGGGCCCGATGTCGGCGTCCCTGCTCCGCGACGCCCTCGACGAGGTGCGGTTCACGCCGGGGGCCTACCCGCTGCGCACCCTGTGGCGCACCGTGTTCGACCTGGGGGAGCGGAGCATGGCCACGCACTTCTACCTGGGCGACGCCGCGGACGGTGAACCCCGGTACAGCCCGGAGCTCACCTTCCAGCCGGTGCGGTAG
- a CDS encoding TetR/AcrR family transcriptional regulator C-terminal domain-containing protein: protein MPDPPYRRIVNSVQARIAAGELRAGDRMPSIRRVAEEWGVAVATATKAMAILRDAGLLETRVGSGTVVSARAGQRRRESGEPVPGREQLVRTAIRIADTEGLDAVSMRRLGTELGVGPMSLYRQVAGKDELVAQMADAVFGEPELPDPGPDGWRAKLELVSRLLWQLTQRHHWLPRVISFTRPLLLPNAMAYTEWTLRALDGLGLSAATRAREAIILPALVITTAMSRAAEIEAEQDTGETFDLWWLARENRTSELMHSGAFPLLATIPHDVVADLDGLFEHALTRHLDGLATTLPRESHTQEAEPHVQNVEPHVQNVEPHARSLKPAAAEGP, encoded by the coding sequence ATGCCGGACCCGCCGTACCGCCGGATCGTCAACTCGGTCCAAGCCCGCATCGCCGCCGGTGAGCTGCGCGCGGGTGATCGGATGCCGTCCATCCGCCGGGTCGCCGAGGAGTGGGGCGTGGCCGTCGCGACCGCCACCAAGGCGATGGCCATCCTGCGCGACGCCGGACTGCTCGAAACCCGGGTCGGCTCCGGCACCGTGGTCAGCGCCCGCGCGGGTCAGCGGCGCCGGGAAAGCGGCGAACCGGTGCCGGGGCGGGAACAGCTCGTCCGCACCGCCATCCGGATAGCCGACACCGAGGGCCTGGACGCGGTGTCCATGCGACGGCTCGGGACCGAACTGGGCGTGGGCCCGATGTCGCTGTACCGGCAGGTGGCGGGCAAGGACGAACTGGTGGCCCAGATGGCCGACGCCGTGTTCGGCGAGCCCGAACTACCCGATCCGGGGCCGGACGGCTGGCGCGCCAAGCTGGAACTGGTCTCGCGCCTGCTGTGGCAACTCACGCAGCGGCACCACTGGCTGCCCAGGGTGATCTCGTTCACCCGGCCGCTGCTGCTGCCGAACGCCATGGCGTACACGGAATGGACCCTGCGCGCACTGGACGGCCTCGGCCTGTCCGCGGCGACCAGGGCGCGGGAGGCGATCATCCTGCCCGCACTGGTGATCACCACGGCGATGTCGCGGGCCGCCGAGATCGAAGCCGAGCAGGACACCGGCGAAACCTTCGACCTGTGGTGGCTGGCCCGCGAGAACCGGACCAGCGAACTGATGCACAGCGGCGCATTCCCTTTGCTGGCAACCATCCCGCACGACGTCGTCGCCGACCTGGACGGCCTCTTCGAACACGCCCTAACCCGCCACCTGGACGGCCTAGCCACCACACTCCCACGCGAGTCCCACACTCAGGAAGCCGAACCCCACGTTCAGAACGTCGAACCCCACGTTCAGAACGTCGAACCCCACGCTCGGAGCCTCAAGCCCGCCGCGGCAGAAGGCCCCTGA
- a CDS encoding isochorismate synthase, translating to MTATAHEGARVADLLDGYAAGDFFFGTERRTLLGSGVDGALSERDPVVLAERVREALADPDVPLAAGILPFDTGPDATYPGHILLPREVRISGPAHPAAASLPQAGIGVPRSMRPVPEPAAHVAAVARAVEMLRDERLRKVVLARVLDLEFDEPIRPEAILRNLVRGNPAGFTFAAPLPGGSTFVGATPELLLSRYGDRVFSHPHAGSAPRSADPRIDAENARRLAESAKDRREHAVVIEDMVEVLRPFCTRLRVAPTEVVGTPTMWHLGTTVTGRLTDPSITALRLAAALHPTPAVCGTPTEAARRVVGELEPFDRGYYAGAVGWVDAAGDGEWAVAIRSAEAAERSLRLYAGGGIVADSDPEAELAETTAKFETVLRAMGLGHP from the coding sequence ATGACGGCTACGGCGCACGAAGGTGCACGGGTGGCGGACCTGCTGGACGGCTACGCCGCCGGCGACTTCTTCTTCGGCACCGAGCGCCGCACCCTGCTGGGTTCCGGAGTGGACGGTGCACTGTCCGAACGGGACCCGGTGGTACTGGCCGAACGGGTGCGTGAGGCGCTGGCCGACCCCGATGTGCCACTGGCGGCGGGCATCCTGCCGTTCGACACCGGCCCGGACGCGACTTACCCCGGGCACATCCTGCTTCCCCGCGAGGTCCGGATCAGCGGACCCGCACACCCCGCCGCGGCTTCCCTTCCACAGGCCGGAATCGGCGTCCCGCGTTCCATGCGCCCGGTTCCCGAACCGGCTGCGCACGTGGCCGCCGTGGCTCGCGCGGTGGAGATGTTGCGTGACGAGCGGTTGCGCAAAGTCGTCCTGGCCCGGGTGCTCGACCTCGAATTCGACGAGCCGATCCGGCCCGAAGCGATCCTGCGCAATCTCGTGCGGGGTAACCCGGCCGGGTTCACCTTCGCGGCGCCGTTGCCGGGTGGCTCGACATTTGTCGGTGCGACACCGGAACTTCTTCTGTCACGTTACGGCGATCGCGTCTTCTCGCACCCGCACGCCGGATCGGCGCCGCGCTCGGCCGATCCCCGCATCGACGCGGAGAACGCGCGGCGGCTCGCGGAGTCCGCAAAGGACCGTCGGGAACACGCCGTGGTGATCGAAGACATGGTGGAGGTTCTGCGGCCGTTCTGCACGCGGCTGCGCGTAGCGCCGACGGAAGTCGTTGGCACACCGACGATGTGGCACCTCGGCACCACGGTCACCGGGCGGCTCACCGATCCGTCCATCACCGCGCTGCGCCTCGCGGCCGCACTGCACCCGACCCCGGCGGTCTGCGGCACCCCGACGGAAGCGGCGCGGCGCGTGGTGGGGGAACTGGAACCGTTCGACCGCGGTTACTACGCGGGGGCGGTCGGCTGGGTGGACGCCGCGGGCGACGGGGAATGGGCGGTGGCGATCCGGAGCGCGGAAGCCGCCGAACGCTCACTGCGCCTGTACGCCGGCGGCGGCATCGTCGCCGACTCGGACCCGGAAGCCGAACTCGCCGAAACCACCGCGAAGTTCGAAACCGTCCTGCGCGCCATGGGCCTGGGCCACCCCTGA
- the mihF gene encoding integration host factor, actinobacterial type, whose translation MALPTLTPEQRAEALAKAAEARKARSELLASIKSGKESIDKVLLRAKEDKTIGKTKVTQLLKAVPGLGAVKVAALLEQAKIPEDRRAAGLGDVQRQALIDALK comes from the coding sequence TTGGCTCTGCCTACGTTGACGCCGGAGCAGCGTGCCGAAGCCCTCGCCAAGGCGGCCGAGGCTCGTAAGGCCCGCTCCGAGCTGCTTGCTTCGATCAAGTCCGGCAAGGAGAGCATCGACAAGGTGCTGCTCCGCGCCAAGGAGGACAAGACCATTGGCAAGACCAAGGTCACGCAGCTGTTGAAGGCCGTGCCCGGGCTGGGCGCGGTCAAGGTCGCCGCTCTGCTCGAGCAGGCGAAGATCCCGGAGGACCGGCGCGCCGCCGGGCTGGGCGACGTCCAGCGCCAGGCGCTGATCGACGCGCTGAAGTAG